A window of Cellulomonas fimi contains these coding sequences:
- a CDS encoding acetoin utilization protein AcuC encodes MTSRGLHPPVRARVVWSADMLAYDFGHGHPMTSERVELTIRLAEELGLLDGPDVALVDAPPAADALLLTVHDADYVEAVKAASEHGTRDPLRGLGTTDDPVFPRMHEAAARVVTGTVDSALAVWEGRAEHAVNVTGGLHHAMPGAASGFCVYNDAAVAIRSLLAAGATRVAYVDVDAHHGDGVQTVFWDDPRVLTISVHETGAGLFPGTGFAREIGGADAMGSVVNVALPAGTGDTGWLRAIEAVVPAAVREFRPDVLVTQHGCDSHLLDPLTHLRVSVDGQRAAAELLHDLAHEVAGGRWVALGGGGYAVLDVVPRSWTHLLGIAAHRPVAPEVDVPLSWRELVRDRYGRLGPERMTDGRPVRTRPWSAGYDPADDVDRAIRATRAAVFPCWGLDPDLD; translated from the coding sequence ATGACGTCGCGGGGGCTGCACCCACCCGTCCGGGCACGGGTGGTGTGGTCCGCCGACATGCTCGCGTACGACTTCGGCCACGGGCACCCGATGACGTCGGAGCGCGTCGAGCTGACGATCCGCCTCGCGGAGGAGCTCGGCCTGCTCGACGGTCCCGACGTGGCCCTCGTCGACGCCCCGCCCGCCGCGGACGCGCTGCTCCTGACGGTGCACGACGCGGACTACGTCGAGGCGGTCAAGGCGGCGTCGGAGCACGGCACGCGGGACCCGCTGCGCGGCCTCGGCACGACCGACGACCCCGTCTTCCCGCGCATGCACGAGGCCGCCGCCCGCGTCGTGACGGGCACCGTGGACTCGGCGCTCGCGGTGTGGGAGGGCCGGGCGGAGCACGCGGTCAACGTCACGGGCGGTCTGCACCACGCGATGCCGGGCGCGGCGTCGGGCTTCTGCGTCTACAACGACGCGGCGGTCGCGATCCGGTCGCTGCTGGCCGCGGGCGCGACACGCGTGGCGTACGTCGACGTCGACGCGCACCACGGCGACGGCGTGCAGACGGTGTTCTGGGACGACCCCCGGGTGCTGACGATCTCGGTGCACGAGACCGGCGCGGGGCTGTTCCCGGGCACGGGGTTCGCGCGGGAGATCGGCGGCGCGGACGCGATGGGGTCGGTGGTCAACGTCGCGCTGCCCGCGGGGACGGGCGACACGGGCTGGCTGCGCGCGATCGAGGCGGTGGTGCCGGCGGCGGTGCGCGAGTTCCGGCCGGACGTCCTCGTCACGCAGCACGGCTGCGACTCCCACCTGCTGGACCCGCTGACCCACCTGCGCGTGTCGGTCGACGGGCAGCGTGCCGCGGCCGAGCTGCTGCACGACCTGGCGCACGAGGTCGCGGGCGGCCGGTGGGTCGCGCTCGGCGGCGGCGGGTACGCGGTGCTCGACGTCGTGCCGCGGTCGTGGACGCACCTGCTCGGCATCGCGGCGCACCGGCCGGTCGCGCCGGAGGTCGACGTGCCGCTGTCGTGGCGCGAGCTCGTCCGCGACCGTTACGGCCGGCTTGGACCCGAGCGGATGACGGACGGACGGCCGGTGCGCACCCGCCCGTGGTCCGCGGGCTACGACCCCGCCGACGACGTGGACCGGGCGATCCGGGCGACGCGGGCCGCCGTCTTCCCGTGCTGGGGTCTGGACCCGGACCTCGACTGA
- a CDS encoding carbohydrate ABC transporter permease — translation MTQTTLPPLARPAAAKPEGRTPTSRTRSRRTADAITFVILVLGSAAMLAPLVWMLSTSLKTKAEVFALPPVWIPDAPQWDTYVRMWTEAPILSGFMNSLIVAGTVTVVGSFTSALAAFALAKLRLPYKNAIFIGLLSGLMVPYPTIMIPQFVMFSRLHWVDTLLPLIVPLLFGNIIMIFFLRQYLESVPNSMIEAAKIDGASYPQIFRIMILPMIRPAIAAQFILWFMTIWNDYLAPILYLNTPERQTLQVVIANLNVEFATQRDYPLIMAASFVALLPILIVFLIFQRQIIESVALTGTKG, via the coding sequence ATGACTCAGACCACCCTGCCCCCGCTCGCGCGTCCGGCCGCCGCGAAGCCCGAGGGCCGCACCCCGACCAGCCGCACGCGCTCGCGCCGCACGGCCGACGCGATCACCTTCGTCATCCTCGTCCTCGGCTCGGCCGCGATGCTCGCGCCGCTGGTCTGGATGCTCTCGACGTCGCTCAAGACGAAGGCCGAGGTCTTCGCGCTGCCGCCCGTCTGGATCCCCGACGCGCCGCAGTGGGACACGTACGTCCGGATGTGGACCGAGGCGCCGATCCTGTCGGGCTTCATGAACAGCCTCATCGTGGCCGGCACGGTGACCGTCGTCGGCTCGTTCACCTCCGCGCTCGCCGCCTTCGCGCTCGCGAAGCTGCGGCTGCCGTACAAGAACGCGATCTTCATCGGCCTGCTGTCGGGCCTGATGGTGCCCTACCCGACGATCATGATCCCGCAGTTCGTCATGTTCTCCCGGCTGCACTGGGTCGACACCCTGCTGCCGCTGATCGTGCCGCTGCTGTTCGGCAACATCATCATGATCTTCTTCCTGCGGCAGTACCTCGAGTCCGTCCCGAACTCGATGATCGAGGCCGCGAAGATCGACGGCGCGTCCTACCCGCAGATCTTCCGCATCATGATCCTGCCGATGATCCGGCCCGCGATCGCCGCCCAGTTCATCCTCTGGTTCATGACGATCTGGAACGACTACCTCGCGCCGATCCTCTACCTGAACACCCCGGAGCGGCAGACGCTGCAGGTCGTCATCGCCAACCTCAACGTCGAGTTCGCCACGCAGCGGGACTACCCGCTGATCATGGCGGCGTCGTTCGTGGCCCTGCTGCCGATCCTGATCGTGTTCCTCATCTTCCAGCGGCAGATCATCGAGTCCGTCGCCCTCACCGGCACGAAGGGCTGA
- a CDS encoding TrkH family potassium uptake protein encodes MARGGPGVRWHARELVDRAARQSPARLALGVFGSVIALITLLLLAPWATVSGEPAPFVDALFTATSATTVTGLVVVPTGEYWSTWGLVVILVAIKIGGLGVMTLASLLGLAVSRRLGLTQRLLVSSETKFTRLGEVGSLVNTVIITSTAFEVAIALILLPRFHMYEEDWGEAAWHSIFYGISSFNNAGFVPTPEGLNPYVSDWWVLMPIIVGVFVGSLGFPVILNIIGHLREPRRWNLHSKLTITTSLALVVAGSVLVAAFEWTNPETFKPLDWAGTFLASLFAGVMPRSGGFSTVDVGQMHEGTWLLMDALMFAGGGSASTAGGIKVTTLAVMLLAIVAEARGDRDVEAFGRRIPREALQVAIAVSLVSATFVLISSLLLLAMTGETLDVVLFEVISAFATCGLSTGLTPHLPDSGKYVLTVLMFIGRTGTMTLAAALALRNRRRVIRLPEERPIIG; translated from the coding sequence ATGGCGCGGGGCGGCCCGGGCGTGAGATGGCACGCGCGCGAGCTCGTCGACCGCGCCGCCCGTCAGTCCCCGGCCCGGCTCGCGCTCGGCGTGTTCGGCTCCGTGATCGCCCTCATCACGCTGCTGCTGCTCGCGCCGTGGGCCACCGTGTCCGGCGAGCCGGCGCCGTTCGTCGACGCGCTCTTCACCGCGACGTCCGCCACGACCGTGACCGGTCTCGTCGTGGTGCCGACCGGCGAGTACTGGTCGACGTGGGGGCTCGTCGTCATCCTCGTCGCGATCAAGATCGGCGGCCTGGGCGTCATGACGCTCGCGTCGCTGCTCGGGCTCGCCGTGAGCCGGCGCCTCGGGCTCACGCAGCGGCTGCTCGTGTCCTCGGAGACCAAGTTCACGCGGCTCGGCGAGGTCGGCTCGCTGGTCAACACGGTCATCATCACGTCGACCGCGTTCGAGGTCGCGATCGCGCTGATCCTGCTCCCCCGCTTCCACATGTACGAGGAGGACTGGGGCGAGGCCGCGTGGCACTCGATCTTCTACGGCATCTCGTCGTTCAACAACGCCGGGTTCGTGCCCACCCCCGAGGGGCTCAACCCCTACGTGTCGGACTGGTGGGTGCTCATGCCGATCATCGTCGGCGTGTTCGTCGGGTCCCTCGGGTTCCCCGTGATCCTCAACATCATCGGGCACCTGCGCGAGCCCCGGCGCTGGAACCTGCACTCCAAGCTGACGATCACGACGTCGCTCGCGCTCGTCGTCGCCGGGTCCGTCCTCGTCGCCGCGTTCGAGTGGACGAACCCGGAGACGTTCAAGCCGCTCGACTGGGCCGGCACGTTCCTCGCGTCGCTGTTCGCCGGTGTCATGCCGCGGTCGGGCGGGTTCTCGACGGTCGACGTCGGGCAGATGCACGAGGGCACCTGGCTCCTCATGGACGCCCTCATGTTCGCCGGTGGCGGCTCCGCGTCGACCGCGGGCGGCATCAAGGTGACGACGCTCGCGGTCATGCTGCTCGCGATCGTCGCCGAGGCGCGCGGCGACCGGGACGTCGAGGCGTTCGGCCGGCGCATCCCCCGCGAGGCGCTGCAGGTCGCGATCGCCGTCTCGCTCGTGTCCGCGACGTTCGTCCTCATCTCGTCGCTGCTGCTGCTCGCGATGACCGGCGAGACCCTCGACGTCGTCCTGTTCGAGGTCATCTCCGCGTTCGCGACGTGCGGTCTGTCGACCGGTCTGACGCCCCACCTGCCCGACTCGGGGAAGTACGTCCTCACCGTGCTCATGTTCATCGGCCGGACCGGCACGATGACGCTTGCGGCAGCCCTCGCGCTGCGCAACCGTCGTCGGGTGATCCGGCTACCGGAAGAGAGGCCGATCATTGGCTGA
- a CDS encoding NADPH-dependent FMN reductase: MDDAPTDLKVALIIASVRAERFAPVVAAWSRERIEAHGGIELDVVDLADFSLPVTLDGSGDTDRLRDRIGAADAFVLVTPEYNHGYPGYLKIAVDAVLDEWAAKPLAFVSYGGLAGGARSVEQLRPVFAELQVTTIREAIVFSGVWERFDASGSLVEPERHEAAAKTVLDQLLWWGRALRRARALEPVR, encoded by the coding sequence ATGGACGACGCGCCGACCGACCTGAAGGTCGCACTGATCATCGCCAGCGTGCGCGCCGAGCGGTTCGCCCCGGTCGTCGCCGCGTGGAGCCGCGAGCGCATCGAGGCGCACGGCGGCATCGAGCTCGACGTCGTCGACCTCGCGGACTTCTCTCTCCCGGTGACGCTCGACGGCTCCGGGGACACGGACCGGCTGCGGGACCGGATCGGCGCCGCCGACGCGTTCGTGCTCGTCACGCCCGAGTACAACCACGGATACCCGGGCTACCTCAAGATCGCCGTCGACGCCGTGCTCGACGAGTGGGCGGCGAAGCCGCTGGCCTTCGTGTCCTACGGAGGGCTCGCCGGCGGCGCGCGGTCCGTCGAGCAGCTCCGGCCGGTGTTCGCCGAGCTCCAGGTGACGACGATCCGGGAGGCGATCGTGTTCTCCGGCGTGTGGGAGCGTTTCGACGCGTCCGGCTCCCTGGTCGAGCCGGAACGCCACGAGGCCGCCGCGAAGACCGTGCTCGACCAGCTGCTCTGGTGGGGCCGGGCGCTGCGCCGGGCGCGCGCGCTGGAGCCCGTCCGCTGA
- a CDS encoding 30S ribosomal protein bS22, with amino-acid sequence MGSVIKKRRKRMAKKKHRKLLRKTRHQRRNKK; translated from the coding sequence ATGGGCTCCGTCATCAAGAAGCGCCGCAAGCGGATGGCCAAGAAGAAGCACCGCAAGCTGCTGCGCAAGACGCGTCACCAGCGTCGCAACAAGAAGTGA
- a CDS encoding helix-turn-helix domain-containing protein, whose amino-acid sequence MSDQPGRTRFLTVVEVADVMRVSKMTVYRLLHSGELPAVRVGRSFRVPQDALDHYLRTARVEPEQQDHGRLSS is encoded by the coding sequence ATGAGCGACCAGCCGGGCCGCACGCGATTCCTCACCGTGGTCGAGGTCGCCGACGTCATGCGCGTCTCCAAGATGACCGTCTACCGGCTGCTGCACTCGGGTGAGCTCCCCGCGGTCCGTGTCGGTCGCTCGTTCCGCGTCCCGCAGGACGCGCTCGACCACTACCTGCGCACGGCGCGTGTCGAGCCGGAGCAGCAGGACCACGGCCGCCTCTCGTCCTGA
- a CDS encoding MFS transporter, with product MPPSPAPGAAAQVSPRRALAALTVLAAGAFCFVTTETLPSGLLTMISDGLRTSVSTTGQLVTAYALVVVVFSLPLTRLTSRVPRRGLLTVTLGVFSVATLLAAVAPTFAVLTAARLLSGLTHALFWSVAAAAATGLFPPQVRGRTVARLAVGSSLGPVLGVPLGTWVAQQTQWRVAFAILGCVSVVLAFGVLALLPSYPPEAGGAARGLTPSRPRFALLLATTGVAVAGGIGVLTYLAPYVLDHAGLPESSLSLVLAVSGASGVVGTMLVGRFLDRRAWECLVVVLVGLCVAQLGLWALGDRVPLVVASVALCGGCFGALGATLLHRGLQLAPGNTDIAMASVSVAFNVGIATGAFVGGRLLASWGVGTVPAMGAVASAAALVLALDDRRLASRQAGRPAGDTVEPAAHDTARLGTG from the coding sequence ATGCCGCCCTCTCCCGCGCCAGGCGCAGCCGCGCAGGTCTCCCCCCGTCGCGCGCTCGCCGCGCTCACCGTCCTCGCGGCCGGCGCGTTCTGCTTCGTCACCACGGAGACGCTGCCGAGCGGGCTGCTCACGATGATCTCCGACGGGCTGCGGACGTCCGTCTCCACGACGGGGCAGCTCGTGACCGCGTACGCCCTCGTGGTCGTCGTGTTCTCGCTGCCTCTCACGCGCCTCACCTCGCGGGTCCCTCGACGGGGGCTGCTCACCGTCACGCTCGGGGTGTTCAGCGTCGCCACGCTCCTCGCCGCCGTCGCGCCGACGTTCGCGGTGCTGACGGCGGCACGGCTGCTGTCCGGCCTGACCCACGCGCTGTTCTGGTCGGTCGCCGCCGCCGCGGCCACCGGGCTGTTCCCGCCGCAGGTGCGGGGCCGGACGGTTGCACGGCTCGCCGTCGGGAGCTCGCTCGGGCCGGTCCTCGGGGTGCCGCTCGGCACGTGGGTCGCCCAGCAGACGCAGTGGCGGGTCGCGTTCGCGATCCTGGGGTGCGTCAGCGTCGTGCTGGCGTTCGGCGTCCTGGCGCTCCTGCCGAGCTACCCGCCGGAGGCCGGTGGCGCGGCGCGGGGACTCACGCCGAGCAGGCCACGGTTCGCCCTGCTCCTCGCGACGACGGGGGTCGCCGTCGCAGGAGGCATCGGCGTCCTGACCTACCTCGCGCCGTACGTGCTCGACCACGCAGGGCTCCCGGAGTCGTCCCTGAGCCTCGTCCTCGCGGTGTCGGGCGCCTCCGGGGTCGTCGGGACGATGCTCGTCGGCCGGTTCCTGGACCGTCGCGCGTGGGAGTGCCTCGTCGTCGTCCTCGTCGGGCTCTGCGTGGCTCAGCTCGGGCTGTGGGCGCTCGGCGACCGCGTCCCGCTGGTGGTGGCCTCCGTCGCGTTGTGCGGCGGGTGCTTCGGGGCGCTGGGCGCGACGCTCCTGCACCGCGGGCTGCAGCTCGCCCCCGGCAACACGGACATCGCCATGGCGTCGGTCAGCGTCGCCTTCAACGTGGGGATCGCCACCGGCGCGTTCGTCGGCGGGCGTCTGCTCGCGTCGTGGGGCGTGGGCACCGTCCCCGCGATGGGCGCCGTGGCCAGCGCGGCCGCGCTCGTCCTGGCGCTCGACGACCGCCGGCTCGCGTCCCGCCAGGCCGGTCGGCCGGCGGGCGACACTGTCGAGCCTGCTGCGCACGACACCGCGCGTCTCGGCACGGGCTGA
- a CDS encoding arabinan endo-1,5-alpha-L-arabinosidase, with translation MTLLGDPAVDPAVPDTSAWGGRHAHDPTAVRDDDGTYWLFSTDAFSEGPVRAGVQVRRSTDLVTWEFHGWALPGVPSDGAAWTGAEGLWAPEVVRVGDEWRMYWSASTFGSRTSAIGLAVAPHPSGPWEDRGLVVTSRHDADGPNAIDANVVVDGDRHWMVYGSFFGGIHVLELDPATGGALDSPGPGRPAWGPGWLVARRARSVEGAIEGAFVLPRPGGGWALVVSYDSLFSTYHVRVGVSSAVTGPYVDRAGRDLRDLDADPATVGTPVLAGHRFDGGRTWLAPGHASVLTDGDVQLLVHHVRDGDDPTRHEVQVRRLVWTDDGWPLVSPQPWAGPTESNDESSWPSDVADLVGTWEVVTFAQSAASGVTASHVVEATPDAFAGVRALGAGRFVGTWPLAEPDAPLHAVVFPSWDAVRGRAALSFAATDDTGRTVFGTRTA, from the coding sequence GTGACGCTCCTCGGAGACCCTGCCGTGGACCCCGCGGTCCCCGACACCAGCGCGTGGGGCGGGCGGCACGCGCACGACCCGACCGCGGTCCGCGACGACGACGGCACCTACTGGCTGTTCTCGACCGACGCGTTCAGCGAGGGCCCGGTCCGGGCCGGTGTGCAGGTCCGCCGCTCGACCGACCTCGTGACGTGGGAGTTCCACGGCTGGGCGCTGCCCGGCGTGCCGTCCGACGGCGCCGCGTGGACCGGGGCCGAGGGCCTGTGGGCGCCCGAGGTCGTGCGGGTCGGCGACGAGTGGCGCATGTACTGGTCGGCGTCGACGTTCGGCTCGCGCACGTCCGCGATCGGTCTGGCGGTCGCGCCGCACCCGTCCGGCCCCTGGGAGGACCGGGGCCTCGTCGTCACGTCGCGACACGACGCCGACGGCCCGAACGCGATCGACGCGAACGTCGTCGTCGACGGCGACCGGCACTGGATGGTCTACGGCTCGTTCTTCGGCGGCATCCACGTGCTCGAGCTCGACCCCGCGACGGGCGGCGCGCTCGACTCCCCCGGACCGGGCCGCCCCGCGTGGGGTCCCGGCTGGCTCGTCGCACGACGGGCACGGTCCGTCGAGGGCGCGATCGAGGGCGCGTTCGTCCTGCCGCGGCCCGGGGGCGGGTGGGCGCTCGTCGTCTCCTACGACTCGCTGTTCTCGACCTACCACGTGCGCGTCGGCGTCTCGTCCGCGGTGACCGGCCCGTACGTCGACCGCGCGGGCCGCGACCTGCGGGACCTCGACGCCGACCCCGCGACCGTCGGCACCCCCGTGCTGGCCGGCCACCGGTTCGACGGCGGGCGGACCTGGCTCGCCCCCGGGCACGCCTCGGTCCTCACCGACGGCGACGTGCAGCTGCTCGTGCACCACGTGCGCGACGGCGACGACCCGACCCGGCACGAGGTGCAGGTCCGCCGGCTCGTGTGGACCGACGACGGCTGGCCGCTCGTGTCGCCCCAGCCGTGGGCGGGCCCGACCGAGTCGAACGACGAGTCCTCGTGGCCGTCCGACGTCGCCGACCTGGTCGGCACGTGGGAGGTCGTGACGTTCGCGCAGTCCGCCGCGAGCGGCGTCACGGCGTCGCACGTCGTCGAGGCGACGCCCGACGCGTTCGCCGGTGTGCGGGCGCTCGGCGCCGGCCGGTTCGTCGGCACCTGGCCGCTCGCGGAGCCCGACGCACCGCTGCACGCCGTGGTCTTCCCGTCGTGGGACGCCGTGCGCGGCCGGGCCGCGCTGTCGTTCGCCGCGACCGACGACACCGGCCGGACGGTGTTCGGGACCCGGACGGCATGA
- a CDS encoding LacI family DNA-binding transcriptional regulator — protein MSRRSGAVTMHDVAARAGVSIKTVSNVLNGYQYIRPATKEKVETAIADLGYQVNLTARNLRRGRTGLIGLAVPELSLPYFAELADSVIRAAEARGLTVLIEQTGSVRERELEVLTGQRRHLTDGLIFSPLELGPQDVDALKVDYPMVLLGERIFGGPADHVTMSNVDGAKAAVQHLLDQGRRRIAVVGAHEGEAVGSAALRMQGYREALEDAGLGVDPALIGEAGLWHRATGAEAMHRLLDSGVEIDAVFGLNDALALGALHALHARRVDVPGRIAVIGWDDIEETAYSSPTLSTVSPGREQIARTAVDLLLARIDDPDSERPYERVIADFTIVGRESTLGDAAPGITASSTAGR, from the coding sequence ATGAGCAGGCGCAGCGGTGCGGTCACGATGCACGACGTCGCGGCGCGCGCGGGCGTGTCGATCAAGACCGTCTCGAACGTCCTCAACGGGTACCAGTACATCCGCCCTGCCACCAAGGAGAAGGTCGAGACGGCGATCGCCGACCTCGGCTACCAGGTCAACCTCACCGCGCGGAACCTGCGCCGCGGCCGCACCGGCCTCATCGGGCTCGCCGTCCCCGAGCTGTCGCTTCCGTACTTCGCCGAGCTCGCCGACTCCGTCATCCGCGCCGCCGAGGCGCGCGGCCTCACCGTGCTCATCGAGCAGACCGGCTCGGTGCGCGAGCGCGAGCTCGAGGTCCTCACCGGCCAGCGCCGCCACCTCACCGACGGGCTGATCTTCTCCCCCCTCGAGCTCGGCCCCCAGGACGTCGACGCCCTCAAGGTCGACTACCCGATGGTCCTGCTCGGCGAGCGCATCTTCGGCGGCCCGGCGGACCACGTGACCATGAGCAACGTGGACGGCGCCAAGGCCGCCGTCCAGCACCTGCTCGACCAGGGCCGTCGCCGCATCGCCGTGGTCGGCGCGCACGAGGGCGAGGCCGTCGGCTCCGCCGCACTGCGCATGCAGGGCTATCGCGAGGCGCTCGAGGACGCCGGGCTGGGCGTCGATCCTGCGCTCATCGGCGAGGCCGGGCTGTGGCACCGCGCCACGGGGGCCGAGGCCATGCACCGGCTGCTCGACTCGGGCGTCGAGATCGACGCCGTCTTCGGCCTCAACGACGCGCTCGCGCTCGGCGCGCTGCACGCCCTGCACGCGCGCCGGGTCGACGTGCCCGGGCGGATCGCCGTGATCGGCTGGGACGACATCGAGGAGACCGCCTACTCGTCGCCCACGCTGTCGACCGTCTCGCCCGGGCGCGAGCAGATCGCGCGCACCGCCGTCGACCTGCTGCTCGCACGGATCGACGACCCCGACTCCGAGCGTCCGTACGAGCGGGTGATCGCCGACTTCACGATCGTCGGCCGCGAGTCGACCCTCGGCGACGCCGCCCCCGGGATCACCGCCTCGTCCACCGCCGGACGCTGA
- a CDS encoding LacI family DNA-binding transcriptional regulator: MATKPSLKSVAAAAGVSPSTISNAYHRPDQLSPALRERILDLAAQMGYAGPDPVASSLRSRRTGSIGVLFAQDLTYAFSDPYCTELLTGVAQVATEARTNVLLMPVGPHSVSRTYSRDEELRLVQNVRQAALDGALADGVHESHPVLRVLAERGIPVVSTVDDGGRCVLVDDHDAALRVGAHLRALGHRRVVVVADSMDDGNPVLVSPEAPRLFPYARLRAHGLRAGLGEEADLAVVSAGQNTRESGRRAAETALATSPRPTAVAATTDVLALGVVDALRARGLVPGTDVSVTGFDDILDAAAGGITTVRQPVREKGAVMARMLLDPEVSDTRVTLPTELVVRSSTGPSAH, encoded by the coding sequence GTGGCGACGAAGCCCAGCCTGAAGTCGGTGGCCGCCGCCGCGGGCGTCTCGCCCTCGACGATCTCCAACGCGTACCACCGCCCCGACCAGCTCTCCCCCGCGCTCCGCGAGCGGATCCTCGACCTCGCCGCGCAGATGGGCTACGCAGGTCCCGACCCCGTCGCCAGCTCGCTGCGCAGCCGGCGCACCGGGTCGATCGGCGTGCTCTTCGCCCAGGACCTCACGTACGCGTTCTCCGACCCCTACTGCACCGAGCTGCTCACGGGGGTCGCCCAGGTCGCCACCGAGGCCAGGACGAACGTGCTGCTCATGCCCGTCGGTCCGCACTCGGTGTCGCGGACGTACTCGCGCGACGAGGAGCTGCGGCTCGTCCAGAACGTGCGGCAGGCCGCGCTCGACGGTGCCCTCGCCGACGGCGTGCACGAGAGCCACCCGGTGCTGCGGGTGCTCGCCGAGCGCGGCATCCCCGTCGTGTCGACCGTCGACGACGGCGGCCGGTGCGTCCTCGTGGACGACCACGACGCCGCGCTCCGGGTCGGCGCCCACCTGCGGGCGCTCGGGCACCGTCGCGTCGTCGTCGTCGCGGACAGCATGGACGACGGCAACCCGGTCCTCGTCTCCCCGGAGGCCCCCCGGCTGTTTCCGTACGCCCGCCTGCGCGCGCACGGACTCCGGGCCGGGCTCGGCGAGGAGGCCGACCTCGCAGTCGTGTCCGCCGGGCAGAACACGCGTGAGAGCGGCCGGCGGGCAGCGGAGACCGCCCTCGCGACCAGCCCGCGCCCGACCGCCGTCGCGGCGACGACCGACGTGCTGGCCCTCGGGGTCGTGGACGCACTGCGCGCCCGCGGCCTCGTGCCCGGTACCGACGTGTCCGTCACCGGTTTCGACGACATCCTGGACGCGGCCGCCGGGGGCATCACGACGGTGCGCCAGCCGGTGCGCGAGAAGGGCGCCGTGATGGCCCGGATGCTCCTCGACCCAGAGGTCTCCGACACCCGCGTCACCCTCCCGACCGAGCTCGTCGTCCGGTCCAGCACCGGTCCGTCGGCGCACTGA
- a CDS encoding YesL family protein has translation MPVDDRDAEARRALTALPRDDATGPAGTTSGPVDPAGRSAGSTDGSSGEVGGWAGRVMGVLRVVTHVVGVNALVLLGTLAGLVVLGLLPALDAGGRLLARLADGSPSEHLWHDFWSTYRSGWRRANLLGAPVWPIGALLSVDAAVVRVVEGPAAAVLAAGVLALGAWFSVALLTLVAVVRRYDEPPGRTWRFVALFPLLSPGTAVAVLVVLAAVTLSVLALPVLGPLVGIALPLLAGGWLVDRRLDTLDARSA, from the coding sequence GTGCCCGTCGACGACCGCGACGCCGAGGCCCGCCGCGCGCTCACCGCGCTGCCGCGGGACGACGCCACGGGTCCGGCGGGCACGACCTCCGGACCCGTCGACCCCGCGGGGCGCTCCGCGGGGTCGACGGACGGCTCGTCCGGCGAGGTCGGCGGCTGGGCCGGCCGCGTCATGGGCGTCCTGCGCGTCGTCACGCACGTCGTCGGCGTCAACGCCCTGGTCCTGCTCGGCACGCTCGCGGGCCTGGTCGTCCTCGGCCTGCTCCCCGCGCTCGACGCGGGCGGCCGCCTGCTCGCCCGGCTCGCCGACGGCTCGCCGTCCGAGCACCTGTGGCACGACTTCTGGTCCACGTACCGTTCCGGCTGGCGACGCGCCAACCTGCTGGGCGCGCCCGTCTGGCCGATCGGCGCGCTCCTGTCCGTCGACGCGGCCGTCGTGCGCGTCGTCGAAGGGCCGGCGGCCGCCGTCCTCGCCGCCGGGGTGCTCGCGCTCGGCGCGTGGTTCTCCGTCGCGCTGCTCACGCTCGTCGCCGTCGTCCGGCGCTACGACGAGCCGCCCGGCCGGACGTGGCGCTTCGTCGCCCTCTTCCCGCTGCTGTCCCCCGGCACGGCCGTCGCGGTCCTCGTGGTGCTGGCCGCCGTCACCCTGTCCGTGCTCGCGCTGCCGGTGCTCGGCCCGCTCGTCGGGATCGCGCTGCCGCTGCTCGCCGGTGGCTGGCTGGTCGACCGCCGCCTCGACACCCTGGACGCCCGCTCCGCCTGA